In the Rhodospirillaceae bacterium genome, one interval contains:
- a CDS encoding cytochrome b, translating into MDPVQPPPLERAHARFCGSALATGRGSRNHGGGNAEGRFMATESETTWGSRAKWLHWLIAFMILVEVPVGYVMSTTYGASFKDETMLGLHNLMAQIHITNGVLILALVSYRLSWRFRNPAPDLPASLAAYQKVVARLTHGFLYALLFIMPLSGWAANSVLGDSPQFGETELWFFAWDILPPILPQLPLDHMFGYVFFANIHRYALYAGGVILSLHIIAALWHHFARKDNILLRIWPAGRMESERER; encoded by the coding sequence ATGGACCCCGTTCAACCGCCCCCCTTGGAACGAGCCCATGCACGGTTTTGCGGCTCGGCCCTTGCCACGGGCCGAGGATCAAGGAACCATGGCGGTGGAAATGCGGAGGGGCGATTTATGGCGACAGAGTCTGAAACAACCTGGGGCAGCCGGGCCAAGTGGCTGCATTGGCTGATTGCCTTTATGATTTTGGTGGAAGTGCCGGTGGGCTATGTGATGTCCACCACATACGGCGCGTCCTTCAAAGACGAGACCATGCTGGGCCTGCACAATTTGATGGCCCAAATTCACATCACCAATGGCGTGCTGATTCTGGCGCTGGTGAGTTATCGCCTGAGCTGGCGGTTCAGAAACCCGGCACCGGACTTGCCAGCATCGTTGGCGGCGTATCAGAAAGTGGTCGCCCGACTGACGCATGGGTTTCTGTATGCGCTGTTGTTCATCATGCCGCTGTCGGGCTGGGCCGCTAACTCCGTGCTGGGGGACTCACCGCAGTTTGGGGAGACGGAATTGTGGTTTTTTGCGTGGGATATCCTGCCGCCGATACTCCCGCAACTGCCCTTGGACCACATGTTTGGATACGTCTTCTTCGCCAACATTCACCGCTATGCATTGTATGCCGGAGGGGTGATTCTCAGCCTGCATATCATCGCCGCGCTGTGGCATCACTTTGCCCGCAAAGACAACATTCTGCTGCGCATATGGCCGGCGGGGCGCATGGAGTCAGAGCGGGAACGCTGA
- a CDS encoding LLM class flavin-dependent oxidoreductase, which yields MKFTLFHLMPYAALDLEEAAKYPTAWLHTPNTLYDKEAGADLYDRYLGELERGEDLGFDGIAVNEHHSTAYGMMPSPIVTASALARRTKNVTIAILGSALPLRDHPLTLAEEHAMIDTLTRGRLITGMVRGIGAEYHVWGTNPAFSHERFHEAHDMIIQAWTQPGITSFHGKHYNHEYVNVWPRPYQDPHPPIWVPSQGSKETIVWAAHPDRKYTYLQTFSPIKSVRKYLQQYRDQAEDYGYTATDHQLGWALPIYVAETDEIARKEAKIHYENFRNKFLKMPIEMLLPPGYSSIESMKGVARTKAQITGDITLELSIDMGMFICGSAETVRQQIEDYWKDMRMGHLLTMLQFGTLPADLTAKNMNLFATEVMPHLRALSAEQEDTHMPRKMPGQVHAAE from the coding sequence ATGAAATTCACCCTCTTTCACCTCATGCCCTATGCCGCGTTGGACCTGGAAGAAGCTGCCAAGTACCCGACCGCCTGGCTGCACACCCCCAACACCCTGTACGACAAAGAAGCCGGTGCTGATTTGTATGACCGCTACCTTGGCGAGTTGGAGCGCGGCGAAGATCTGGGCTTCGACGGCATTGCCGTGAATGAACATCACTCCACCGCCTATGGCATGATGCCTTCGCCCATCGTCACCGCCTCGGCCCTGGCGCGGCGCACTAAAAACGTCACCATTGCGATCCTCGGCAGCGCGTTGCCCTTGCGCGATCATCCCCTCACGCTGGCGGAAGAACACGCCATGATTGATACCCTCACGCGCGGGCGTCTCATCACGGGCATGGTGCGCGGCATTGGGGCTGAGTATCACGTCTGGGGCACCAACCCGGCGTTCAGTCATGAGCGCTTCCATGAAGCCCATGACATGATCATCCAAGCCTGGACGCAACCTGGCATCACCAGCTTTCACGGCAAGCATTACAACCACGAATACGTCAACGTTTGGCCGCGGCCCTATCAAGACCCCCACCCGCCCATTTGGGTGCCGTCTCAGGGCTCGAAAGAAACCATCGTCTGGGCCGCGCACCCCGACCGCAAATACACCTATCTGCAAACCTTCAGCCCGATCAAATCGGTGCGAAAGTATTTACAGCAATACCGTGATCAGGCGGAAGACTATGGCTACACCGCGACCGACCACCAACTGGGTTGGGCACTCCCAATTTATGTCGCCGAAACAGACGAGATCGCCCGTAAAGAAGCCAAGATCCACTACGAGAATTTCCGCAATAAGTTTCTCAAAATGCCGATCGAGATGCTGCTCCCGCCCGGCTATTCCTCGATTGAATCCATGAAGGGTGTGGCCAGAACAAAAGCCCAGATCACCGGCGACATTACGCTGGAGCTGTCCATCGATATGGGCATGTTTATTTGCGGCAGTGCTGAAACCGTACGTCAACAAATCGAAGACTATTGGAAAGACATGCGCATGGGGCACCTGCTGACCATGCTGCAGTTCGGCACGCTCCCCGCCGACCTGACCGCCAAAAACATGAACCTGTTCGCGACCGAAGTGATGCCGCACCTGCGCGCGTTGTCAGCCGAGCAAGAAGACACACATATGCCCAGAAAGATGCCAGGACAAGTGCACGCGGCGGAGTAA
- a CDS encoding alpha/beta hydrolase, with product MTSLNTKTVDINGTKITYRRGGKGPVLLFLHGAGGAGNALGFCSSLTEEHDVIVPDHPGFGDSDMPDWLDTIHDMAFFYLDFLEALDLWDVHVAGQSLGGWIALETAVRSTERIGHLTLIGAAGLNVPGVKKGDLFMWDKETRYRTMIHDEALAEKLLALPTTPEQDETAIKNEFTTARLAWEPRFFDPHLHKWLHRITVPTQVIWGEQDPVFPPPYGEALAARIPGAQLVMLQECGHLPQIEKPAELFALIKGFSS from the coding sequence GTGACCAGCCTGAACACCAAAACAGTCGACATCAACGGCACCAAGATCACCTATCGCCGCGGCGGCAAAGGCCCGGTGCTGCTTTTTTTACATGGTGCCGGGGGGGCCGGTAATGCGCTTGGGTTCTGTTCCAGCCTCACAGAGGAACACGATGTCATTGTCCCCGATCACCCCGGCTTCGGCGACAGCGACATGCCCGACTGGCTCGACACCATTCACGACATGGCGTTCTTCTATCTGGACTTTCTCGAAGCCCTCGACCTGTGGGATGTCCATGTGGCCGGTCAATCTTTAGGCGGATGGATTGCGCTGGAAACCGCCGTCCGCTCGACCGAACGGATCGGTCACCTGACGCTCATTGGCGCAGCTGGCTTGAACGTGCCCGGTGTCAAAAAGGGCGACCTGTTCATGTGGGATAAAGAAACCCGCTACCGCACGATGATTCACGATGAGGCATTGGCCGAAAAACTTCTCGCGTTACCGACCACACCCGAACAAGACGAAACCGCAATCAAAAACGAATTCACCACCGCGCGCCTCGCCTGGGAGCCACGTTTCTTTGATCCCCATTTGCACAAATGGCTGCACCGCATCACCGTGCCGACCCAGGTGATATGGGGCGAGCAAGACCCTGTCTTTCCGCCCCCTTACGGCGAAGCGCTGGCAGCGCGTATTCCGGGTGCCCAGTTGGTCATGCTGCAGGAGTGCGGCCATCTCCCGCAGATCGAAAAGCCCGCTGAACTGTTTGCCTTGATCAAGGGGTTCTCGTCATGA
- a CDS encoding GntR family transcriptional regulator codes for MPNDALHPSETLAAPEKERAADRAYEAIRARIIDGSLPSGAFLVEQDLAEVIGVSRTPVRDALRRLESEGLVSMSGYKRAIVRDFTEEEIEECFQLRALFESYAAAQAATRLTPDAIVQLKDLANAMETAVAEGGASATLRFSDLNDTFHKVILEHAGTRRMTDLLHPLMQVQLVLMKRYQHTIHQHLERSCWHHRELIAAFEAKDVAWAETQMRTHMLSAKNAGVPDQV; via the coding sequence ATGCCCAATGATGCGCTTCACCCGTCTGAGACCTTGGCTGCCCCCGAAAAAGAGCGGGCCGCAGACCGTGCCTATGAAGCGATTCGCGCCCGCATTATCGACGGGTCTTTGCCTTCGGGTGCTTTTTTGGTCGAGCAAGATCTTGCCGAAGTGATTGGCGTGAGCCGCACGCCGGTGCGGGATGCGCTGCGCCGTTTGGAAAGCGAAGGGCTGGTGTCCATGAGCGGGTACAAGCGCGCCATTGTGCGCGATTTTACCGAGGAAGAAATTGAGGAATGCTTCCAGTTGCGCGCGCTGTTCGAGAGCTATGCCGCAGCGCAGGCCGCCACACGTTTAACGCCTGACGCTATCGTGCAGCTCAAAGATCTGGCGAATGCCATGGAGACCGCTGTTGCGGAAGGCGGGGCCAGCGCGACGTTGCGGTTTTCAGATTTAAACGACACCTTTCATAAAGTCATTCTGGAGCACGCGGGAACGCGGCGCATGACCGACCTGCTGCATCCCTTGATGCAGGTTCAACTGGTGTTGATGAAACGCTATCAGCACACCATACACCAACACTTAGAACGCAGTTGCTGGCATCACCGGGAGTTGATTGCTGCCTTTGAGGCCAAAGACGTGGCATGGGCTGAAACTCAGATGCGCACGCATATGTTGTCGGCTAAAAATGCTGGCGTGCCGGATCAAGTGTGA
- the nhaA gene encoding Na+/H+ antiporter NhaA yields MNPDTTPVNKEMLGGLLLIGAAIIALIVANSPLAGLYETILSTPVQVLIGGNGIDKPLLLWINDGLMVLFFFLVGLEIKRELLEGTLSDTRKAILPLAGAIGGIVAPALVYAFFNWEDAEALRGWAIPAATDIAFVVGILALMGSRVPVSLKVFVLALAIIDDVGAIVIIAVFYTESVEMIPLAIAGVATVVLAMFNRRNVTDLAPYMMIGFVLWVSVLKSDVHATLAGVLLAMFIPMRNKRDPSKSPVRDLEHALHPSVAFGVIPVFAFANAGVSFSGLSLESAFGTVPLGIALGLFLGKQFGVFAFCWTAIKLGWAQLPAGASWLQLYGVGILTGVGFTMSLFIGTLALDPQAYATDLRLGVLGGSLLSILVGVSVLMLAQNKEGKPVPKATGRSAQSASLQTSQV; encoded by the coding sequence ATGAATCCCGATACAACACCCGTGAACAAAGAAATGCTCGGCGGTCTGCTCCTGATCGGCGCCGCCATAATCGCCTTGATTGTTGCCAACTCCCCCCTTGCCGGTCTCTACGAGACTATACTCTCGACACCCGTCCAAGTGCTCATTGGCGGTAATGGCATCGACAAACCGCTCCTGCTGTGGATCAACGATGGCCTGATGGTCTTGTTTTTCTTTCTTGTCGGCTTAGAAATCAAACGCGAATTGCTGGAAGGCACTCTGTCCGACACCAGAAAGGCGATCCTGCCGCTGGCCGGTGCCATTGGCGGCATCGTCGCCCCCGCGCTCGTTTACGCGTTCTTCAACTGGGAAGATGCAGAAGCCTTGCGCGGTTGGGCTATTCCCGCCGCAACCGACATCGCCTTTGTGGTTGGCATCCTGGCGTTGATGGGATCACGCGTTCCAGTATCCTTGAAAGTTTTTGTATTGGCTTTGGCGATCATTGATGATGTCGGTGCCATCGTCATTATTGCGGTGTTCTATACAGAGAGCGTTGAAATGATCCCACTCGCGATTGCGGGGGTCGCTACGGTTGTTCTTGCGATGTTTAATCGAAGAAACGTTACTGATCTCGCGCCCTACATGATGATCGGTTTCGTGTTGTGGGTCTCTGTCCTGAAGTCTGATGTCCATGCCACCTTAGCTGGTGTGTTATTGGCGATGTTCATTCCGATGCGGAACAAAAGAGATCCGTCCAAGTCGCCCGTGCGTGACCTCGAGCATGCCCTTCACCCTTCAGTCGCGTTCGGTGTCATCCCGGTGTTCGCGTTTGCCAACGCGGGCGTCTCCTTCAGCGGCCTCAGCTTAGAATCTGCCTTTGGAACGGTCCCGCTAGGCATCGCACTCGGACTGTTCCTGGGCAAACAATTCGGGGTGTTCGCCTTCTGCTGGACGGCGATCAAGTTGGGCTGGGCACAGCTTCCCGCTGGCGCCTCATGGCTGCAACTGTATGGCGTCGGCATCCTGACCGGTGTGGGTTTCACCATGAGCTTGTTCATCGGTACGTTGGCTCTTGATCCGCAAGCCTATGCGACTGACTTGCGATTGGGCGTCCTGGGCGGCTCACTGCTCTCTATCCTTGTTGGGGTCAGCGTTCTAATGCTGGCCCAAAACAAAGAAGGCAAGCCCGTTCCAAAAGCCACCGGGCGCAGCGCACAGAGCGCCAGCCTGCAGACGTCACAGGTCTAG
- a CDS encoding universal stress protein, whose protein sequence is MKRFHNILAVVGDAKGTDEVIDRASQLAKRNNAALTLIEVIEDVYVSSDIIAERERALAGLVIPIRALGVEAHSVVRRGKIFFEVIQQVLGQKNDLVLMAAEAPGGFRDLLFGSNSLHLMRKCPCPVWVLKPGEAKQFRRILAAIDVHPHTPHENAITTDILKLATSLANLEDADLHVVHAWDVTGNDAYTLQSEVPDTVRTEILKRHVSQTEDAVTEILKPFLETFGDIQTHIERGEAWQAITAVEKAHNIDLIVMGTIDRPGIPGFFIGTTAETVLRQVNCSVLTIKPSQFVSPVTLEGKIAYA, encoded by the coding sequence GTGAAACGCTTTCATAACATTCTTGCCGTCGTGGGCGACGCAAAGGGCACCGATGAAGTCATCGACCGCGCTTCACAACTGGCAAAACGAAACAACGCCGCACTCACACTCATTGAAGTGATTGAGGATGTCTATGTGTCTTCCGACATCATCGCAGAGCGTGAGCGGGCCCTTGCTGGTCTTGTCATCCCCATCCGCGCGCTTGGGGTCGAGGCGCACAGCGTGGTGCGCCGTGGAAAAATATTTTTCGAGGTCATTCAACAGGTCCTGGGTCAAAAAAATGATCTGGTCCTGATGGCGGCTGAAGCACCGGGCGGGTTCCGCGACCTTTTGTTTGGCAGCAACTCTCTTCACCTCATGCGCAAATGTCCTTGCCCTGTTTGGGTGCTTAAGCCCGGCGAGGCGAAGCAGTTCCGGCGCATTTTGGCTGCGATTGATGTGCATCCCCATACTCCACATGAGAACGCAATCACGACAGACATTCTAAAGTTGGCGACGTCGCTGGCGAATCTGGAAGACGCTGACCTTCATGTTGTGCATGCCTGGGATGTCACCGGCAACGATGCCTACACGCTACAGTCTGAAGTGCCAGACACGGTTCGCACGGAAATTCTAAAACGCCATGTGAGTCAGACAGAGGACGCTGTCACAGAGATCCTAAAGCCTTTTCTTGAAACGTTCGGTGATATCCAGACCCATATTGAACGCGGCGAAGCCTGGCAGGCGATCACGGCTGTCGAGAAAGCCCACAACATTGATTTGATTGTTATGGGCACCATCGACCGCCCAGGTATCCCAGGTTTCTTCATCGGAACAACCGCAGAGACCGTCCTCAGACAGGTGAACTGCTCTGTTCTGACGATAAAACCAAGTCAGTTCGTTTCGCCGGTCACCCTTGAAGGAAAGATCGCCTATGCATAA
- a CDS encoding hydrogen peroxide-inducible genes activator gives MNNTTLPTLRQLQYLVAVSETRHFGKAADMLDITQPSLSVQLRTLEETLGVELAERGRGGVVMTPTGRAVSELAQRVLLDVQAIVDLTAGAQHGLSGTIRLGVPPTVGPYLLPQVIKRLHKTYPDLRLYVREEPPRDLYAALLAGTYDLIVTPLPVISSEVVVERLFREPLYFACATDHPLATQSEIDPAALKDAEVLALDPKHLLHDQVRDLCVDLGAVMLRDFEGTSLDTLRLMVGSGLGVTFLPALYVKTEIGARGEVAVAKLKNKQIHRTIGLVWRKHHSNADGYRQIADIIRHSVAAQFKDTIVL, from the coding sequence GTGAATAACACCACTCTGCCAACATTACGCCAGCTTCAATATTTGGTGGCTGTGTCAGAAACCCGTCATTTTGGGAAGGCGGCTGATATGCTCGATATCACTCAGCCGTCTCTCAGCGTGCAACTGAGGACTCTGGAAGAGACATTGGGTGTGGAACTGGCGGAACGGGGGCGTGGCGGCGTTGTGATGACGCCAACAGGCCGGGCCGTCTCTGAACTGGCGCAGCGAGTGCTGTTGGATGTGCAGGCGATTGTTGATCTTACGGCTGGGGCTCAACATGGGCTCAGTGGCACGATCCGTCTAGGAGTACCGCCGACTGTTGGCCCGTATTTATTGCCGCAGGTGATCAAGCGCCTGCACAAGACTTACCCGGATTTGCGGTTGTACGTGCGTGAGGAGCCGCCGCGAGATTTATACGCCGCGTTGCTGGCCGGCACCTATGATCTGATCGTGACACCTCTGCCGGTGATCTCCAGCGAAGTCGTGGTGGAGCGGTTGTTTCGTGAACCGTTGTATTTTGCCTGTGCCACCGATCATCCACTAGCCACCCAAAGCGAAATTGACCCGGCGGCGTTGAAAGATGCAGAGGTGCTGGCGCTGGACCCTAAGCATTTGTTGCATGATCAAGTGAGAGATCTCTGTGTTGATCTTGGTGCTGTGATGTTGCGGGACTTCGAAGGCACCAGCCTTGATACGTTGCGACTGATGGTTGGCAGCGGATTAGGGGTGACTTTTTTACCGGCGCTGTATGTCAAAACAGAAATCGGAGCGCGGGGTGAGGTGGCGGTGGCTAAACTTAAAAATAAGCAGATTCATCGTACGATTGGCTTGGTGTGGCGGAAGCATCATTCGAATGCCGATGGTTACCGGCAGATTGCAGACATCATACGCCATTCCGTGGCGGCACAGTTTAAAGACACGATCGTTTTATAA
- a CDS encoding DUF1838 family protein, with amino-acid sequence MNFHYPISSPLTADLNRRGLLKTLGGLGGLGGAGLMGAALGAGQAQAGLTPGSDEISIDLSDPAQNLRSYIRLQGDLDSSKVSVGYYSGTIYNVVGDWKKVTPLCGLAGIGVRRIEPQPDNKYRVFNRELAFYSDINTGEFVDVWENPLNNESVEVLPIQNMTVNAEIAPIFEFDMEGTIVRSPFNPPWEILNGSALALFEVHQELKSELQPDEWPRESSGERMRISEMFHRHCRAADLENQDLTSIPYVGTWMRLAPYLPWMLMGQTEGHLYYRCSMHKFNRVEQLPKAFLVKAERDYPEFLSAPKPDSWGTPNNSSFNVYKELRAPVAAKGQS; translated from the coding sequence ATGAATTTCCATTACCCCATTTCATCACCGCTCACCGCTGACCTCAACCGGCGCGGCCTGTTAAAAACCCTCGGTGGCCTCGGTGGTCTCGGGGGCGCCGGTTTGATGGGCGCCGCACTTGGCGCAGGACAAGCACAGGCGGGTTTGACGCCAGGCAGCGACGAAATCAGCATCGACCTGTCAGACCCCGCACAAAACTTGAGGTCTTACATTCGTCTTCAGGGGGATCTGGATTCCTCCAAAGTTTCTGTCGGCTATTATTCCGGCACAATTTACAACGTGGTCGGCGACTGGAAAAAAGTGACGCCGCTGTGCGGCTTGGCCGGCATTGGTGTGCGGCGCATAGAACCGCAACCCGACAACAAATACCGCGTCTTCAACCGCGAACTGGCGTTCTATTCCGACATCAACACCGGCGAATTTGTTGACGTTTGGGAGAACCCACTGAACAACGAGAGTGTTGAAGTTTTGCCCATTCAGAACATGACCGTAAACGCCGAAATCGCGCCGATTTTCGAGTTTGATATGGAAGGCACAATCGTCCGTTCACCGTTCAACCCGCCTTGGGAAATTCTTAACGGCTCCGCCCTCGCCCTATTCGAAGTTCACCAGGAACTCAAATCAGAACTCCAACCCGATGAATGGCCCCGGGAAAGCTCTGGCGAGAGGATGCGCATTTCAGAAATGTTCCACCGCCATTGCCGCGCGGCGGATTTAGAAAACCAAGACCTGACCTCCATTCCCTATGTCGGCACCTGGATGCGCCTCGCGCCCTATCTGCCCTGGATGTTGATGGGACAAACTGAGGGACATTTGTACTACCGTTGCTCCATGCACAAATTCAACCGCGTCGAACAACTGCCCAAAGCCTTCCTCGTAAAAGCGGAGCGGGACTACCCAGAATTCTTGTCAGCCCCAAAGCCAGACAGTTGGGGCACACCAAACAATTCCAGCTTTAATGTCTATAAAGAGCTGCGCGCTCCTGTGGCAGCAAAAGGCCAGAGCTAG
- a CDS encoding MFS transporter has protein sequence MPAASFKDLKRPKNHENPVDVIGFDDKPPEKKSKHALPRAIDDRSATLTTIRYSKLRRSLRTGSPEFYRKRAWGSVLTMSSAPAEPNRDGIKVGPVWIEPGFSRLNVYTLLYAAFFTIASSVFLSSTQPYLFNTILNIPLENQGALSGRLVLFNELVVIVLIGPLGLLADKIGRRPIYAAGYVFLFIGYMLYPTAESIAELTAYRMIFAVGVACNTAMITTITADYPQNAWRGKLLGLCGLLQGIGVVIVLRTSSLMPGWFVEGGVDQIAAGRMTFWTFAAICLINAIIIRIGLKGGTPSTKTEKEPLPDILSKGLKAGRNPRVALSYVAAFVSRGDLTVVSTFFSLWLVQAGMANGYSAEEALERGILFFVVVQTFAVLWAPFAGVIIDRVDRVTALSIAMAIAAIGYLSLGFIGDPTQPIMYGAAVILGMGEINAVLAAQALIGQEAPKDGRGAVVGVFGFFGAIGILLAASIGGYLFDAWMPAGPFVLMGVANATLFCIAVCVRVFASSPNVSIKQSA, from the coding sequence ATGCCCGCTGCATCATTCAAAGACCTGAAAAGGCCAAAAAACCACGAAAATCCTGTGGACGTGATCGGGTTTGACGACAAACCGCCTGAAAAGAAGAGCAAACACGCCCTCCCGCGCGCAATCGACGACAGGTCTGCAACGCTGACGACAATCCGCTATTCGAAGCTGAGGCGCAGCCTTAGAACAGGATCACCTGAATTTTACAGAAAACGAGCGTGGGGAAGCGTTTTGACCATGTCGTCCGCACCAGCCGAACCTAACCGGGATGGCATTAAAGTCGGTCCCGTCTGGATTGAGCCCGGCTTCTCAAGGCTTAACGTCTACACCCTGCTCTATGCCGCGTTTTTCACCATCGCCAGTTCGGTTTTTCTGAGTTCAACCCAACCCTATCTGTTCAACACAATCCTCAACATTCCGCTGGAAAATCAGGGGGCGCTGTCTGGACGGCTGGTGCTGTTCAATGAGCTTGTGGTGATTGTGCTGATCGGGCCTCTCGGCTTGCTCGCCGATAAAATTGGCCGGCGACCGATTTATGCCGCTGGATACGTCTTTCTCTTCATCGGCTACATGCTCTATCCCACCGCCGAGAGTATTGCTGAGCTGACCGCCTATCGCATGATCTTTGCCGTCGGCGTTGCCTGCAACACCGCGATGATCACCACCATAACGGCGGACTATCCGCAAAATGCCTGGCGCGGCAAACTGCTCGGCCTCTGCGGTTTGCTCCAGGGCATTGGCGTTGTCATTGTATTGCGCACGTCGAGCCTCATGCCCGGATGGTTCGTGGAAGGCGGCGTGGATCAGATCGCGGCCGGGCGCATGACGTTTTGGACCTTTGCGGCCATCTGCCTGATCAATGCGATCATCATTCGTATCGGCCTAAAGGGCGGCACGCCCTCCACCAAAACCGAGAAAGAACCGCTGCCGGACATTTTGAGCAAGGGGTTAAAGGCCGGTCGCAATCCGCGCGTGGCCTTATCCTATGTGGCCGCGTTCGTCTCCCGCGGTGATCTGACTGTGGTCAGCACGTTCTTCTCTCTGTGGTTGGTGCAAGCGGGAATGGCCAACGGCTACAGCGCCGAAGAGGCATTGGAAAGAGGCATCTTGTTCTTTGTCGTCGTGCAGACGTTTGCTGTCCTGTGGGCCCCATTCGCTGGCGTGATTATTGATCGCGTTGACCGAGTCACCGCCTTGTCCATCGCCATGGCCATCGCCGCCATCGGCTACTTGTCTCTGGGATTCATCGGCGACCCCACGCAGCCCATTATGTACGGCGCCGCGGTCATCCTGGGCATGGGCGAGATTAACGCGGTCTTGGCGGCGCAAGCCTTGATTGGCCAGGAAGCCCCGAAAGACGGACGCGGCGCCGTTGTCGGCGTGTTCGGCTTTTTTGGCGCCATCGGCATTTTACTGGCCGCGTCCATCGGTGGATACCTGTTCGACGCCTGGATGCCTGCCGGTCCCTTCGTGCTCATGGGCGTGGCCAATGCCACACTTTTTTGCATCGCCGTGTGCGTCCGCGTTTTTGCCTCATCACCCAACGTCTCAATCAAACAATCCGCGTAG
- the hemH gene encoding ferrochelatase: protein MAHQKLAVVIFNLGGPDSPEAIQPFLFNLFNDPAILRLPNPMRWILAKLISWRRAPTSREIYDQVGGKSTLLPATEEQAKALKAEIQDMADDVEVFVFMRYWHPMVEETVSKIKQYNPDRILMLPLYPQFSTTTTGTSVQAFQKEAVRQGLSVPQDTLCCYPLHHGFLDATVANIVTALDEASAYGTPRLLLSAHGLPERTINAGDPYQWQVEQTSMAIVEALARPGLDWVTCYQSRVGPVKWISPHTEDEVARAGADGVPVVIAPVAFVSEHVETLVELDIEFREMAKDSGVPFFARTPAVAADCTFIRGLGDLVRGAMNSDDVVVSDIGSRRCPMKFGTCPNTKGVNEDLRPEI from the coding sequence ATGGCGCATCAAAAATTGGCTGTTGTTATTTTCAACCTCGGCGGCCCGGACTCCCCTGAGGCTATTCAGCCCTTCCTGTTTAACCTGTTTAACGATCCCGCGATCTTGCGTCTTCCTAACCCGATGCGGTGGATCCTGGCAAAGCTGATTTCCTGGCGCCGGGCGCCGACCAGTCGCGAGATTTATGATCAAGTTGGCGGCAAATCGACACTTTTGCCGGCGACCGAAGAACAGGCCAAAGCGCTTAAAGCTGAAATTCAAGATATGGCGGATGATGTCGAAGTCTTTGTGTTTATGCGCTACTGGCATCCGATGGTTGAGGAAACCGTATCGAAGATAAAACAGTACAACCCTGACCGTATTTTGATGCTGCCGCTGTATCCCCAGTTTTCGACAACGACCACGGGCACGTCAGTGCAGGCGTTTCAAAAAGAGGCCGTGCGGCAAGGGCTTTCTGTGCCCCAGGACACACTATGTTGTTATCCGCTGCATCATGGTTTTCTTGACGCAACTGTCGCCAACATCGTCACAGCGCTCGACGAAGCGTCTGCCTATGGCACACCACGGCTGTTGCTGTCGGCTCATGGTTTGCCGGAGCGCACAATTAACGCCGGTGACCCGTATCAATGGCAGGTCGAGCAGACATCAATGGCGATTGTTGAAGCTTTGGCCAGGCCCGGTCTGGACTGGGTGACCTGTTATCAGAGCCGGGTTGGTCCGGTGAAGTGGATTTCCCCCCACACGGAAGATGAAGTCGCCCGCGCGGGCGCGGATGGGGTGCCGGTTGTCATTGCGCCGGTGGCCTTTGTGTCTGAGCATGTTGAAACGCTGGTGGAGTTGGATATCGAATTCCGTGAGATGGCCAAGGACTCCGGTGTGCCGTTTTTTGCACGCACCCCGGCTGTCGCCGCTGATTGCACTTTCATCAGAGGTCTAGGTGATTTGGTGCGCGGTGCTATGAACTCTGATGATGTTGTTGTTTCAGATATTGGCAGCCGGCGCTGCCCCATGAAATTTGGAACCTGCCCTAACACCAAGGGCGTCAACGAAGACTTGCGCCCCGAGATTTAA